Genomic window (Sediminispirochaeta smaragdinae DSM 11293):
TTCCTTCTTTCTCATTCAACGCAAGCATAAGATCGAGGATAGCCCTGCCTGTGGTCGAATCGAGATTAGCGGTGGGTTCATCAGCGAGGATAAGAGACGGCTTTTTCACCAGCGCACGGGCAATCGCCACCCGTTGCTGCTGACCGCCGGACATCTCCTTAGGCCGACGATGTTCCATACCTCCCAGACCGACCTCTTCCAAAGCCCGAAGCGACTGCTGCCGGGCCTCCTTCTTTTCTATTCCAAGCAGTACCAACGGAAGAGAAACATTCTCAAGAGCGGAAAGAACCGGTATCAGATTATAGGCCTGGAAGATGAACCCGATTTTTTGCCGTCGCAAGAGTGCCGATTGGTTACGGGAGAGTGAGGCAACCTCACGTTCATCGACGGAAAGAGAGCCGGCCGTGGGGGTGTCGAGACAACCGACGAGGTGCAGGAAGGTGGACTTACCGCTTCCGGAAGGGCCTGCAACAGCGGCAAAGGCCCCAGCCTCAAAGCTTAGGCTTACACCTCGGAGGGCATGTATCTTCAAATCGTTCAGTTCGTAATCTTTATAGAGCGCAATGGTGTCAACTACGCCCATTCGTATCCTCCTTCTCTGCAGCGTTGCGTCTGATTTCGTTCAACGCCTGCAGGCCAAAGACATCTTTTGATTTCAATTCTTCGGCAATCGAATTGGGTACCAGCATCATAGAATTGCCGGCCTTTAGTCCCTCATTCAGGACGGAAAAGCTCTTGAGCAGCAAAGCGGTATCATGAGCATCGTAAATTTCGGCGGCTTCTTCAAGTTTCCGGGCGATCTCGATCTCAGCCTCAGCAAGGAGTACCCGCCCCTTCTTTTCCCTCTCCATCTGAGCCTGATGGCTCAGGGAGTCCTGTAACTTTTCAGGAATCTGCACATCCGTTATTTCGATATGCTGAACGGTAATCCCCCATTCGGTGGTTTTTTTGTCAACCTCCTCCCTAATATGCTCCTCTATCACATCACCACGCTCAAGAAAGGTCGACAAGGTATTTTTACTGACAGCACTTCTGAGGGCCGTTTTCGAAGATAGGATGACGGCATCTTCGTAATCCTGAACTTCGCAGACCGCTTTTTCGGAATCCCACACCAGCCAAAAACAGATGGCATCTACCGTCACAGTCACCGAATCTAGGGTCAGCGTCGTTTCTGCGGTAAAATCAGTTACCCTAATCCTTAGATCCACCACCTTTGCAACCCGTTCGGCAAAGGGCATTAAAAGGAAAAGCCCGGGCCCTTTCACCCGGTGAAATTTCCCGAAACGAAGAATGATGGCACGTTCCCATTCCGCCATCTTCTGTACAGAGGGGGCAAGCAAGGCCCCGGCCGCTGCAAAAACTATGGCGTATGGAGCTCCACTGATCCTCCATGCAAGCAGAATGGCAATGAAAATAATCAGAAGCTTCACAGCCGACGTCCATCGAGGGAAAAGGGCCATGATCACCATGGCCAGTATTGGAGTCGTGCACAGAACAACATACTCTATGAGGGAAGGAGCAGCCCCTGTCCCCAACCTGATAGCCATACCGACACCAAAGAAAACCGCTAAGAGGCCAAGACCAACTACATTCAATGAAAAATCTCTTTGCCGTTCGGGAACCTTTGTATTCTTGATCGGCGTTTTCATTTTGCTATGCTTATGGAACAGGTTCATGCTTCCTCCTTGAAATTCTTAACAAGATCGATGACTTCAGAACGTTCGACACCGAGATCGCGCATGTCTCGAAGAAAGCGGGCGAGGGTTTCGCTGATTCTGAGATTCCGCTCGTCGTCCACCTCCGAAGGAGGCTGATCCGAAACAAAGGTACCGTTTCCCACCTGGGTTGTAACGATTCCCCGTATTTCCAGCTCTCCATAGGCTCTTGCAATGGTGTTCGGATTTATCTTGAGGTCTATCGCCAGGGCCCTGATGGTCGGTAGTCTATCTCCGGGGAGAAGCCTTTGCCCAAGAATCGCATGCTCGATCTGCTGGATGATCTGGCGATAAAAGGGGACTCCCCGAGCAGGATCAAGTGATATAACAACTCCTCGCGCTTTCATTGTACTATTCATATAATACAATATTAATTGTACTAATACAATAAGTCAATATTATCCACCCAAATTTCTTCTTTTTTGACAAATGTGTTGGCCTACACTACATTACCAAATAGATGAAACATTCAGACCAGGGCGATAGTATCGATCCTCTTAGTCGGCTTTCAACTGAGGATTTGTCGCGCTTTCCATCAGAGAATCCCAATCCCGTCCTGAGAATCGATTCATCAGGTATGCTTATTTATGCA
Coding sequences:
- a CDS encoding ABC transporter ATP-binding protein codes for the protein MGVVDTIALYKDYELNDLKIHALRGVSLSFEAGAFAAVAGPSGSGKSTFLHLVGCLDTPTAGSLSVDEREVASLSRNQSALLRRQKIGFIFQAYNLIPVLSALENVSLPLVLLGIEKKEARQQSLRALEEVGLGGMEHRRPKEMSGGQQQRVAIARALVKKPSLILADEPTANLDSTTGRAILDLMLALNEKEGTTFIFSTHDPMVMEFARRLIMLRDGMVESESRR
- a CDS encoding SPFH domain-containing protein — its product is MNLFHKHSKMKTPIKNTKVPERQRDFSLNVVGLGLLAVFFGVGMAIRLGTGAAPSLIEYVVLCTTPILAMVIMALFPRWTSAVKLLIIFIAILLAWRISGAPYAIVFAAAGALLAPSVQKMAEWERAIILRFGKFHRVKGPGLFLLMPFAERVAKVVDLRIRVTDFTAETTLTLDSVTVTVDAICFWLVWDSEKAVCEVQDYEDAVILSSKTALRSAVSKNTLSTFLERGDVIEEHIREEVDKKTTEWGITVQHIEITDVQIPEKLQDSLSHQAQMEREKKGRVLLAEAEIEIARKLEEAAEIYDAHDTALLLKSFSVLNEGLKAGNSMMLVPNSIAEELKSKDVFGLQALNEIRRNAAEKEDTNGRS
- a CDS encoding GntR family transcriptional regulator → MKARGVVISLDPARGVPFYRQIIQQIEHAILGQRLLPGDRLPTIRALAIDLKINPNTIARAYGELEIRGIVTTQVGNGTFVSDQPPSEVDDERNLRISETLARFLRDMRDLGVERSEVIDLVKNFKEEA